Proteins co-encoded in one Pirellulales bacterium genomic window:
- a CDS encoding GIY-YIG nuclease family protein, giving the protein MDYIIVAILGIAGGWGCALIALAVQRAKLRAQKREQDLMAERISQSSHAIGTARQQIETESSRLEAARAQFDMRAVAYTELHDENAILKRDLRNLDVGVRKLQLDRDQQRQSQEALNQRANELGSRYLKESVKWISSSLNPNNFSGCKQRLIDVIVRCRGIGFEVPARQEAELLANLKSEYEMAVRAAFAREEQTRIKAQIREEQIRAKEIDRELKRIDREREAIKAALDKALAEANDQYSAVVENLKARLAEAEEKAQRTISQAQLTKSGHVYVISNIGSFGEGVFKVGMTRRLEPQERIHELSSASVPFPFDVHMMISSDDAPTLEHVLHQHLRRNRINRTNPRKEFFKTDIETICRIVKDNHGEVSFVADAEALQYRQSLTMPEEDQEFVESVYDDLDEETEESVVSDL; this is encoded by the coding sequence ATGGATTACATCATTGTTGCCATTCTCGGCATTGCGGGTGGGTGGGGGTGCGCTTTGATCGCTCTTGCGGTTCAACGTGCCAAGCTGCGCGCGCAGAAGCGCGAGCAAGACCTGATGGCCGAAAGGATCAGTCAATCCTCTCACGCAATCGGCACTGCACGGCAACAGATCGAGACGGAGTCGTCGCGGCTGGAGGCGGCAAGGGCGCAGTTCGATATGAGGGCGGTCGCGTACACGGAGCTGCACGACGAGAATGCGATTCTGAAGCGCGACCTGCGGAACCTCGACGTGGGCGTCCGCAAACTGCAACTTGATCGCGACCAGCAACGCCAGTCACAAGAGGCTCTCAACCAAAGGGCAAACGAACTTGGAAGTCGCTATCTAAAGGAAAGCGTGAAATGGATAAGCTCATCGCTCAACCCGAACAATTTTTCTGGCTGCAAACAACGCTTGATCGACGTTATTGTACGGTGCCGCGGGATTGGCTTTGAAGTGCCGGCGAGACAGGAAGCAGAGCTGCTCGCGAACTTGAAGTCCGAATATGAAATGGCTGTGCGTGCCGCGTTCGCACGTGAGGAGCAGACTCGAATCAAGGCGCAAATACGCGAAGAACAGATTCGGGCCAAGGAAATTGACCGGGAATTAAAACGAATCGACCGAGAGCGCGAGGCTATTAAAGCCGCGCTGGACAAGGCGCTCGCCGAGGCCAACGATCAGTACAGCGCCGTTGTCGAAAACTTGAAAGCCAGGCTCGCGGAAGCGGAGGAGAAGGCACAGCGAACCATCTCGCAAGCGCAACTCACAAAATCCGGTCACGTATATGTGATATCGAACATCGGGTCGTTCGGTGAAGGCGTGTTCAAAGTTGGAATGACTCGGCGGCTTGAGCCTCAAGAGCGAATCCACGAACTCAGCAGTGCCTCGGTCCCATTTCCTTTTGATGTGCACATGATGATCTCCTCAGACGATGCCCCTACCTTGGAACACGTGCTCCATCAGCACCTGCGGAGAAATCGAATAAACAGAACCAATCCCCGAAAGGAATTCTTCAAGACTGATATTGAAACGATTTGCAGAATCGTGAAGGACAACCACGGCGAGGTAAGTTTTGTCGCGGATGCTGAAGCCCTCCAATACCGACAGAGCCTCACCATGCCCGAGGAAGATCAAGAATTCGTCGAAAGCGTATATGACGATCTAGATGAAGAGACTGAAGAATCCGTGGTGAGCGATTTGTGA